The genomic region GACCCTCCCCTACGCATAATGACCAACATAAACCTTTCAAAGAATGGCAAAAGTCGATCTTAGAGCCTCTGACAGAATGCCGATTCGTAGGGGACCATCTTCAGATGCTCCCTCTTGTCGGGAGGGTCTGAAGACCCTCCCCTACGCATGATGACCAACATAAGCCTTTCAAAGAATGGCAAAAGTCGATCTCAGTGTATTGAAGATCCCGCGACGGGATTCGGGGAGGAAGGGTGGTTTCTCGGGAGGGGCGCTACTTCATGCAGGCGCCGCCGAAATCCGGCCGGGCGCGACCACAGGAGTTTCACGGGTCCCCATCGCCTCCCCGGAGGTCGATACGTTGCGCGAGTCGGAAGGAAAAATCGAAGAGTTGAACCGCGACCTTGAAAAGGCCGTCGGGCGGCTTCGGGAAACGATAGGCGAACGGGATACGGAACTCGAAACCGCCCGCCGACAACTCGATCTCCTGGTCCAAGAGGAGCAGCCGAAGTATCGACACGATAGCCAACCGGGACAAGGTCGGCCTCTTCGAAGCCGCGGGCGGTGGAACGTTGTTTCTCGATGAAATCGGCGATATTCCCCTCCCCTTGCAGGCCAAACTCCTCCGGGTTCTCCAGGAAGGCTCCGTGCGCCGGATCGGCTCGGACCGCGAGGTGAAAATCGACGTGAGAGTCGTTTCGGCCACAAACCGCGAACTGAAACAGGCGGTCAAAACGGGACAATTCAGGGAAGACCTGTACCATAGACTCCATGTCTTTCGAATCGAAATCCCTCCCCTGCGCGAACGGAGAGAGGACATCCAAACGCTGGCCCGGTTCTTCGTGGAAGCGGTTCCGCAGATGGAGACGGGACCGGTGAAGTCGATCTCCCGCGGGGCCCTCCGCCTGCTCGCGGGATACGCCTGGCCGGGCAACGTGCGCGAGCTCGAAAATGCCGTCCGAAACGCCTATGTGTTGAGCCGTGGCCCGGGCATTGAAAGTCGACCGCTCGCAACTCTCATCCTGGATCAAGACATTCAAGATTCCCACCCGGATGCACCGCGCTTCCTGAACCAGAAAAGAGGAGATTCATCTTCCCCCTTCTCGCCGGCCGGCCACGGGGAGTCACGAAAAAGGGAATCTCTCCCTCTCCCTCCCTGGTCCGATCCCCCTCGGAGCGAGGTTGAAATCCCTCCATGGAAGGGTTACAGTTTCCGTCATGGTCGATGGCGACGCCGTCATGCCCCCGTGGGCACAATCGCTCTCAGAAGATATCCGCGCTTTCATTCGAGAGGGCCGGGAGGACCGTACACTCGCGGCTGAAGACCGCCGACAAGCCGCCGAAGATCGCAAGGAGATGGTCCGGACATTCTTGATGCTGACGCGTGTCTTGGAAGGAATTCTGAAAACCCAACGGCAGCAGACTGAAATCCTCCACACTCACACCGAGTTGCTCAAGACCAACACGGAATTGTTTAGAACCAATACGAAACTCCTGAAGGCCAACAATCTCCTGCTTCAGAAGGCTCTTTCGAATGGGCGACTGGGAGGCAACGGCCGAGGCAGGCCGGGTCGCCCACCGAGATCGCACTAACTTTCAAAACCCAGGCCGGACCTCCGGCCCCCTCTGCTTCCCGCAGAACGTCCACCCCTCGATGGAACCCGCCCCGGTGAATCAGAATTGCGAGGTCCGATGAAATCCGAGTGGAAGCGGTGCTTCGCGATTCCCCTGCTTTTCGTAGCGACTGCCTTGACCTCATGTAATGACGATGCCGCACAGTCCGAACCGGCGCTCAAACGTGGCACTCGGCTTCTGGAACGCGGAATTCCAAGCCAAGCTGAAGAAGCGTTCGACGCAGTCCTCGCGGCGGAACCCGGCCATGCCGGCGCAAAACTCGGCCGCGGACTCTCCCGATTCCTCTGGCTTTTCGATCTGGGGAACTGGATCGGGATGCTCGCGCTCGGTGGGAATGAATCGCACCCGAAGTCATCGCCCCCCCTGTTTCTTGCCCCTCTTCGCGCCACCACGCCGCCGCGGCCGACTCGAGATGAAAACGATGCCTTCCATGGATTCCTCGTGGGTACATTCCATCAACTCTCGACTCTGATGACGGAGACGGAGGTGGACCTCGCGGTGGCGGCCGAGTCACCTGGGACCCTCCTCTCCTTCGAGCGCCTCCCTTTCAAACTGAACGGCAAAGAGATCGCCGATCTCGGCGGCGAATGGCGCGCCTCCGACGCACGCATGGCCGGCATCGGCGCATCCTTCTTCTCGGGCGCGTTTCGCCTGGTCCTCTCCCAGGATCTCAAGACGGACTACGCAGGACTCTTCTCCTTCGCCAACCAGACGATCCTCCGCGCCCTCGATGAGGCGCGCGAAGGACAGGAGGACACCGGGCTTGCGGGACTCCTGAATCTGTTCGTTTTTCTTGTCACTCGACCCGACTACCCAGGCTTCCTGACTCCAAGCGCGCTCGACCTCGATCAAAACGGAACCCCGGACGGTGGGGAGGCCCACCTCCGTCTCCGGGAAAACCTCCTCCGGCAAACACAAGAGATCCAAGACATCCTCCGGGTGAAACTCGAAGAAGCGGACGATCCCGTCAAGCGCCCCTTCGGCATTCACCGTCGCTCGGCCGCCTTGGGGAACACGCTCGTCATCGGGTCGGGACCGAAATCGATCCAGGTCACCCTCCCCGCCGAACTGGACGCGTCACTCAAAAAGACCGCCGGCCATCTCCGTCAACATGATCCCGTCCAACTTTCCATGAAGTCCGATCTCGCGCCGATGCTCGCGTTCGCGGTGACGGCTTTCCTGAAAACGGGCCTCCTTCCCATTCCGGCGGACCTGACGGTACTGGACACCCAAATCGTGCAGGCCCTTTTCGTTGGAGGACTCAACCGGGACATCGGCCTCGACGTCTACGCCCTCCTCTCAAACCCGCT from Nitrospirota bacterium harbors:
- a CDS encoding sigma-54-dependent Fis family transcriptional regulator, with translation MRNSKPPADNSISWSKRSSRSIDTIANRDKVGLFEAAGGGTLFLDEIGDIPLPLQAKLLRVLQEGSVRRIGSDREVKIDVRVVSATNRELKQAVKTGQFREDLYHRLHVFRIEIPPLRERREDIQTLARFFVEAVPQMETGPVKSISRGALRLLAGYAWPGNVRELENAVRNAYVLSRGPGIESRPLATLILDQDIQDSHPDAPRFLNQKRGDSSSPFSPAGHGESRKRESLPLPPWSDPPRSEVEIPPWKGYSFRHGRWRRRHAPVGTIALRRYPRFHSRGPGGPYTRG